A single region of the Camelus ferus isolate YT-003-E chromosome 2, BCGSAC_Cfer_1.0, whole genome shotgun sequence genome encodes:
- the GUCY1A1 gene encoding guanylate cyclase soluble subunit alpha-1 isoform X2, whose translation MPPCFHAEGGDVLQQPCLLYSVRITRARPAPSPAPGKPPSSLVIPVSLFCKTFPFHFMFDRDMAILQFGNGIRRLMSRRDFQAKPRFEEYFEILTPKISQTFSGILTMLNMQFVVRVRRWDSSVKKASRVMDLKGQMIYVVESSAVLFLGSPCVDRLEDFTGRGLYLSDIPIHNALRDVVLIGEQARAQDGLKKRLGKLKATLEQAHQALEEEKRKTVDLLCSIFPGEVAQQLWQGQVVQAKKFSDVTMLFSDIVGFTAICSQCSPLQVITMLNALYTRFDRQCGELDVYKVETIGDAYCVAGGLHKESDTHAVQIALMALKMMELSDEVMSPHGEPIKMRIGLHSGSVFAGVVGVKMPRYCLFGNNVTLANKFESCSVPRKINVSPTTYRLLKDCPGFVFTPRSREELPPNFPSEIPGICHFLEAYQQGTNSKLWFQKRDVEEGSANFLGKASGID comes from the exons ATGCCCCCCTGCTTCCACGCGGAGGGCGGCGACGTcctgcagcagccctgcctgCTCTACTCCGTCCGCATCACCAGAGCCAGGCCCGCCCCGTCGCCGGCCCCGGGCAAGCCGCCGTCCTCGCTGGTGATCCCCGTGTCGCTCTTCTGCAAGACCTTCCCGTTCCACTTCATGTTTGACAGAGACATGGCGATTCTGCAGTTCGGCAACGGCATCCGGAGGCTGATGAGCAGGAGGGACTTCCAGGCGAAGCCCCGCTTCGAGGAGTACTTCGAGATCCTGACTCCCAAAATCAGCCAGACGTTCAGCGGAATCCTGACCATGCTGAACATGCAGTTCGTGGTGCGAGTGAGGCGGTGGGACAGCTCCGTGAAGAAGGCTTCCAGG GTCATGGACCTCAAGGGCCAGATGATCTACGTGGTGGAGTCCAGCGCCGTCCTGTTCCTGGGGTCGCCCTGCGTGGACCGGCTGGAGGACTTCACGGGGCGCGGGCTCTACCTGTCGGACATCCCGATCCACAACGCGTTGAGGGACGTGGTCCTGATCGGGGAGCAGGCGCGCGCGCAGGACGGCCTGAAGAAGCGGCTGGGCAAGCTGAAGGCCACGCTGGAGCAGGCACACCAGGcgctggaggaggagaagaggaagacgGTGGACCTGCTCTGCTCCATCTTCCCCGGCGAGGTGGCGCAGCAGCTGTGGCAGGGCCAGGTGGTGCAGGCCAAGAAGTTCAGCGACGTCACCATGCTCTTCTCGGACATCGTGGGCTTCACGGCCATCTGCTCCCAGTGCTCGCCGCTGCAGGTCATCACCATGCTCAACGCGCTCTACACGCGCTTCGACCGGCAGTGCGGGGAGCTGGACGTCTACAAG GTGGAGACCATTGGCGACGCGTACTGTGTGGCTGGGGGGTTACACAAAGAAAGCGACACTCACGCCGTCCAGATCGCGCTGATGGCCCTGAAGATGATGGAGCTCTCTGACGAAGTCATGTCGCCCCACGGGGAGCCCATCAAG ATGCGAATTGGACTGCATTCCGGGTCAGTTTTTGCTGGAGTTGTTGGGGTTAAAATGCCCCGTTACTGTCTCTTCGGGAACAATGTCACCTTGGCGAACAAATTCGAGTCGTGCAGTGTGCCGCGGAAAATCAACGTGAGCCCCACCACGTACAG acTACTCAAAGACTGTCCTGGTTTTGTGTTTACACCTCGATCCAGGGAGGAACTTCCACCAAACTTCCCCAGTGAAATTCCCGGAATCTGTCATTTTCTGGAAGCTTATCAACAAGGAACCAATTCAAAACTGTGGTTTCAAAAGAGGGATGTTGAAGAAGGCAGTGCCAACTTTTTAGGCAAAGCCTCGGGGATAGATTAG